The genomic window GTGGAGCCTCATCTCCAGTAGATGATGGGGTCTGCGGCTGGTCGTACCGAGGGTCTAGCAAATCCCAGTCGCTGTCAGCGTCTCCGTTGTCCAGCGAAATTTCATCCATCAGTCGGTAATCGTATGATTGCGATGCGCCCTCGAGAAATAGAAGCGCACGACAACCACCTAGTGATGTGCGGCGTAAAGTAAAAACTCACAGTCGCGTGTAGGAGAAACCGGGTTCACGGAAGAGGAGGTGAAAGAATCCCGCCTGTCAAAGTTGTTCCCATAAGGGTTGTTGTCCTCGTCGTTCCACATGTTGCCAGATGAAAGTTTCTGCGGACGCAGGAGTTTGTCTCTCAGGAGTCAGGCAGACAATTAAGGAAAAGGGTCTTGCTGAGGTTGTTGTGGTTCCAGTCTCCTGTCGGCCCTGCAGGTGGCAGCTAGTGTAATCCCCATGTGGGGGCGGGGGGAGTCTGGAAAGCTCGATTATGACGAAATGACTTGAGCTTGCTTGCTTCTGAGGAGACCACCCGGTTGTCCCGCACGATTTGAGGTATTGTTTTGCGATATACAGCTTTCGAAGAGAAATGACAGCCTTGGTCCTGGCGATGATATTGAGGAGGAAGCGGAGTAGGTGAGGTTGGTCGATCAGCTTTGTTTGGGCTTGGTCAGTCCGGGTCAAAGATGGAGCCGCACGGAGCTTAGGAGCTAACACTGGTTGGGCGCTTGCTGCCAAGAGATGACGACGTCCGAAGCAGAGTACACCGAGCACGGTCCACTAATTTAGCCTGGTCTGAATCCGAGGTCCCCACAGGATGCAGATGTCACagctttttctctctctaccTTACCCTGGCTTGGCTGGCAAATGCTCAGCTACTTTGTTTGCAGGTCCCCTAACCCTCTGTGATGAAGTTGAATCGACTTGCACTGTTGGCAAACATCTTGACTCTCCccctctcctttttttttccttttctcccGGATGCGTCTGAAACTCCCGCTGTAGATTGCTATATAATTGTCGCACaaaagcaaacaaaggagGGGGTGGCCAAAGTGCCCGATTAGCAATTTACTCTTTATTAACCTCAGTCTCGCAAATTTTCGGGAGCCTACGAGAACAAAAACAAGCCGCACCTTCCTGGTTGGTCGCCGTCTGTTAGACTTCCGAAACGGATAGGAGAGCAAGCGCTGATTGCTTCATCCAAGAGACCATTTGACATTTGGGACAGTTTACTCAGATACAATTGCGAACTGACGCAGCGCGTAATACTTGTGTAATTGACCGCCCAAAATTGCATGTCCCGACCTGACTTAGTTACCCTGCACTGAACCAACGGACGGATGGTATGGTATATCCTGATGACCGACCTCCATGTCAACTTCACTTTAACGTCAACCTCGTTTGACAATACATGATACCGCAAACATTAACCTGCGCGCATACAATTCTATGCCACTCACTTCATCTGCCTCAAGGAACCCAAGATCTTAGTCGTTACTTGCGATGAAACCAACCGTACATGTCCACTTGATGCCACTTCTCTTTGTTGTTAATAGGAGCAGGAATTTGAATCACCGAGGCTGCCTATCATGGCATTGCCCCCAGGGCGCAACAAGATGTTGCCCCGGCAAAACTCGCTACCTCCTCCAAATACCACAGCATGCTCCGGTTGGGATTGCCTACAACAGTCTCAGCAATTCGGTGTCATTTTCAGCATCATCTTGAGCGTTTTCACATTCGTCTTCCTTTACTGGTTCTTGTTCTGGCGACGCCGAAACCCACTGATGAAGCAGCATGACGACGATCCAGACGTTGTTGAGATCGAGCTCAGGTCTCCCAGCTTGCAAACAACAGCAGTAGTACGGTTTGCTCCAGGAGACCCAGGAGACGGGAGAAAGGCCAGTCGAAGCGAGAcggttttcaggctttacaAAGAGATACCTCAACCTGAGAACGAGCTCCCAAGGTATTCAGCTCGCAGTGATGGACGTTATATTCCGGAGGGTTCATCGTTCTCTGATTCCTCACTGTCGGAGCCACAGAGAGTGAAGGACCACAAGAGGACGCAGCCAAGGAACAAGCAAGGCCTCGACCTTTCGACTCCAGAACCCCAAAGTCTAGCCCACAATCAAGCGATTGGACAGGCAAATACTAGAGATGGTGCATGTGATTTCTGCAACCAACACAATACCATCTACTGTCAGCAACGAATGCTTTATATGAACCGGCTGGGGACAAACTGGTATAACCAACAGCCACGCATACATCCTAGACTACACGTAATGCCAACAGCAATGCCAGGTGTGCAGCTCGATCAAGTGCCGATGGTACACTGCTACCCATACCGCCAGCCGTATATGGCTCCCGCATATGCAACCATGCCTGCAAATACGCCCGCAGCACCTATGATGCCATCTCAACAGCCGCAGGCCACCTATTTCTCTCAAATTTCACACGGAGCTCATGTAGTACCCATAGTACAACCTTCTCAACCTTTCTTGGGAGCAACAACAGCTCAAGCCGAGCCGGCGAAGGCAGATGTACGGAGGACAACAGCACCCAGGACTCGAAATCCTGTTCCTGTAAGTTGTTCAAAGAAAAGTGACTAGAGAGCCAATATATCTCGGTGATTCCCTAACGTATATACAATTTAGGTAGCCCAGCCTTCGGTATACCGGGACGCCCCATGGTGGCGAAGGTGGGTATGGCGATATCCAACGACAGGTCGAGCTTCCACAATAGACTCGGACTCGCACAGGTCAAGAAGCCCATCTACACACAGCTCACCCAGTCGATCATCAAATCGCCCCAAAAGCCCAGATCAAAATCTTTCGGCACGTCGAAAACCCTATGATTATGGCAAGGATGTGCGGCCAAAGTCACGAAAACGGGGCAGATCACCAGATGAAAAGAGACAAGAAGAGCATTCAGCTAAGCTTTCGCAAAAACACCCCGAGCCATCTTCGGATTTTAACCTCTCTGACCTTGGCTCTCTGCCTTCGCACACTACTCTGGACTCATACTCGTCACATGGCTCTCATATAAACGGATTTTCAAGGGACAAGATACTTGCCGACTTTGAAAGAGCAAAGCTAGCCGAGTCAAATTCACCAAGAACAGAAGTACTGGAGCCTGCGGAAGTGTCCCTGAGCTCATCTGATAGTTCTGTCAAGGAAACACTCAAGGACTCGGTTGTTGAAGGTCCTCAGCATGAGCCTTCCGGCAAGCAAACCGCTGACAAAATTCTCATCACAATTTCGCCTCCTACGTCTTCGACAAGGTCGGCAAAAACAGCAGCTGGCGGTGCTCGTGGCCCTGGTGATGGCTCAGAAATAAGATCGATTGACGGTAGATTTGCCAGACTACATCCTGACTCTGCCAGCAAGCGAGTACTTCCTGGTGGAGAGAGAGGTTATAGAAAGGACAGCTCGCGGGACGGAGCTCAGGAAGAGACGAAACAACAGTTCTTGTCACCAAAAGAGACGCTACTTAGACAGGATATTAGCGCTCGTACAGACAACCGTCCAGTCCTGTATCGAGTAGAAAATGACGGAGATGAAACTGCATCTCTTTGCACGTCAACTCAAGCCATGGCCTCGTCCAGCGGCTCGCCTGAGAATGCGAATTATGACGAAGACGCCTCTCTTAATAGTCACCACAGAAGACTAGCTAGCCGGGACCGCGAGGGTCGAAACCTGGAAGGGGTCGATACGGAGAGGTGAGTCATTCCGATACAGATATcataaaaagaaacaattTTAAAACCAAGCCATCGCTCCTGTAGTCGTCAAAGGTGTCCCATACCACATGGCGCTAGTATTTGAAATATCAGCTAATACTTAGAGTTTGGGGCTACAGTCATGAGAACTACCCAAAGGGCTTTCACAAGGATTCAGATTCCGCCTCTTTCCGCCCGAGGCCACCAAGACCATTCACAACAGAGGCGATGTCAGATAATGAGGATCAATCCAGCTCTGGAGGTGCCGGAGACGAACTGGCCTTCAAAAACAGGGGTTCTTCTAGACATGGACGGGGTGGGGTCGATAGCATGGTAGTACAGACTTCACCCCCTGATGCCATTGGATTTTGCGATGATGAGctaccgccaccaccaagtCTTAGACCCGGACGCAAGAAGCGTGGTGGCGATAGCTCTGAGTTCTTTCGATTTCGTGGATCTGACGATAATGTTGAGAATAAGTAATGAGATGAAGATGGCAGGAGAAATAGCAGTAAAGAGCGATTTCTTTTCACACTCTCATAGACAATTGACAATTGCCACTGGTAGAGTTTTGTTATAGAATAGTTTACCTAGATAGGTAAGTCGTCTGCAATAAACATCAAGCGTAGATAAGAGAAACTCGTGTAGGTATTCAAGCTTCCAAGAGGCACCTAAAATTGAGCAGGTGGTGGACCCAGGCCGGAGGCTAACAGGGGTAGGCGCATTACATAATACAACTGACCCACGTTAAGCTTCATGCTCGGACAGGGATTGCGCCCGGAGCTGCAGTCGCCAACTCGTTGCGACTTCTATCTAAAAATTATCCCGACATCGTCAAGCATCCCGGAGCATCATATAATCATTCCCTCATTTTCAAAAATTGGAACTGTCGTTTCCAGACGATCTGATATAGTGCAATTGGAGATGCTCcatgttctttttttaacgAACTGCTAGTTCTGGTTTGAACTTGGCAGGTAAGCGGAGCACGTCGCCCGGCGGGTTCCGACGTGACAGACAGCTGAAGATACAGCGCGTCGGTCACTTTGCTCCTTCTCCGATCATCACCCCGAAAATCCATCCTGACGGccaacgagccaaaaaaagtACGCGATGGCCTCTTCAAATCGAAATGGCAACGTCAATGGCAGCGCAGCAGCCGGCCACCCTATCAGCAAGAGGTTCTCCGATGTTCCGCCTTCCATCGATGTTCCCGTCcaggacgaggatgaagcTGTCGAGATCAACCTAGAAGATCTCGTCGACGACCCAACAGATCTTTGCGACCTTTTCGAGAACGAGAATGCAGCGCGCACCTATTGGATGGCTGTCGCTCTTGCTTACGCAAAGCTGCACAAGATCGACTGCGCCATCGAAGTTCTAACCCGTGGTGCCAGCGCAATGCAAAATCACAACCCCAGGGAGAAGCTTGGTATTGTCAGTTGTCTATGCTGGATGTACCTATGGAAGAGCAGGGAAGCTCCTCGTGTTGCGCCTGAGGGCGCCCTGGCCTCCGAGGTCAAGACCAAGGAGCACTATCTGCAGCTCGCCAACACCACATTCAACGAGGCATCGCGCATCAATCCGGCATTCCCTCCGCTCTTCCTCGCCAAAGGCGTGCTCTACCTTCTCAGGGCCTCGCTTCAAACATCTGTAAAATCCGGGCAGGTTGGATCTGTGGATGCTGCCAAGGCTGGACTGTTGGGCTCGGCCCTCAAGTCATTCGAGGATGCGCTACGTGTTTCTCAGGGCAAGAACATGCTGGCGCTGATGGGCAAGTCAAGAGCGCAATTTTCGCTTGGAAAGTACGCTGAGGCCCTCGCGGGATATCAAGATGTGCTCCACAGGATGCCGGAAATGGTCGATCCTGACCCCCGACTGGGCATCGGCTGCTGCTTCTGGCAGCTGGGCCACAAGGACGACGCAAAGGCAGCGTGGGAACGCTGTCTTGAGATCAACCCGGAGTCCAAAATTGCCAACATACTTGTTGGTCTATATTATCTGGACCAAAGCGGCCAGGTCCCTACCAACAGCCCAGAGTTTATCAGGCTCTACAAAAAGGCCATGACAGAATACACGCAAAAGTCGTTCAAGCTCAGCAAGGACCTCCCTCTTACGTGCGCAACTTTTGCCGGTTACTTTTTGTCAAGGAAATCGTTCGCCAACGTTGACTCCTTGGCACACAAAGCCATCCAATACACGGACGTGAACGCAATTGCCAGCGACGGTTGGTACTTGTTAGCACGCAAGGAACATTACCAAGGTGACACTGAAAAGGCGAGCGACTACTACCGGCGCTCTGACGATGCCAGGGGTGGCACAGATCGTGGCTATTTACCCGCGAAGTTCGGAGTAGCTCAGCTGTCTGTTGTTAAAGAGGATTACGGCGAAGCCAAGTTGAGGCTCGAAAAAATGATTCAGCAATCGCGCAACTACGAAGCCATGATCTTGCTTGGAACTCTTTATGCAGAGGAGGTTTTTGCGACTCAGTACGCCAATGTTAAGGAGGACAAGTCGGCTGAGATTAAGAAAGCCATTAGCCTGCTGGAGGGAGTGAGGACGGCTTGGAAGGACACCAAGAAGAACCTTTCTCCTGATGCGGCTGTCCTTCTCAACCTGGCACGTCTATACGAGACTGAGCATCCGGACAAGGCTTTGCAATGTCTGCAGCAGGTAGAACAGCTGGAAATCGAGCTGATATCTGACTCGGATCGTCCTCAGGGTATCGAAGACGAGGCGCAACTGAAGGCCGCTGTTCGCAAGCTTTTGCCGCCGCAGTTGTTGAACAACATTGGCTGTTTCCACGCTCAGCATGAAAGGCACGAGGCTGCCAGCGACATGTTCGAAGCAGCACTCGGGGCTTGCATGCGGATTCAGGAAAGTGACGATCAGATGGACACAGATGCACTGGTCACAACTATCAGCTTCAATCTTGGTCGAAGCTACGAGTCTCGTGGCCTATGGGATCAGGCTATCGAGGTCTACGAGGGGCTACTCAAGCGTCACGACGACTACACGGATGCAAAGATTAGACTCGCATACATCAAACTGAGGAGAAATCCTCAGAAGGAGGGTCCAGATGCCGTCGCCAAGTTGTATCAAGGCAATCCTGCGGATTTGGAAGTGCGTGCTCTGTACGGCTGGTACCTGGGCAAAGTTCATTCGAGGAAACGTCCCGCAAACATTGCCGAGGATCCGGAATTGAGGCACTACAAACACACCCTGCAGCATTATGACAAGCACGACTGCTATGCGTTGGTGGGCATGGGGAATCTTTATCTCATGTCTGCTAGGGAGATGCGACGGGAGACAGACCAGGACAAGTCCAGGCGCAGCGCTACTTACAGTAGAGCGGTTGAGTTTTTCGAAAAAGCTCTGCAACTAGACCCCCGGAATGCTTATGCCGCTCAAGGCATCGCCATTGCACTTGTCGAGGATAGGAAGGACCACAAGAGCGCCTTGCAGGTATTCTTGAGCGTCCGTGATACTATCAAGGATGCTCAGGTTCTCGTGAATCTTGGCCACATCTTTGCTGAACTTAAGCAGTTCACAAAGGCTATTGAGAATTACGAGGCAGCTTTGGCAAAGGAGGGTAAAGCAAACGACCCGAGCATTCTTGCCTGCTTGGGCAGGACATGGCTGAACAAGGGACGTGCCGAAAGGGACCTTGAAGCATACATGAAGGCGCTCGACTGCGCGAAAAAGGTACGGGAGAGATTCCGGACATAGCAGCGTTGGGAAATGAACTAACTTTAGTAAATTTGACAGGCTTTGAATGTGGCCCCTGAGCAGGTCCACTTCAAGTTCAACGTGGCTTTCGTACAGATTCAGCTCGCTACCACTATTTATGGTCTGAGCGAGACTCAACGATCACTTGAACAATTGCAAGACGCTGCCACTGGGCTTGAGTCTGCTATTGCGGCTTTGGATGAGCTTGCAGCACACCCCCAGACTCCTTATCCAAAGCAAGATGTCGAGCAACGCGCCAATATGGCCCGAAACACGCAGAGGAAGCAACTCGAGAGGGCCATTGCCAGCCAGAAAGAGTACGAGGAGAAGAACAAGGAgaagctggcggcggcgctggaaCTGCGACAGGCAGCTCTTAAGAAACGTGAGGaggagaaacaaaaagcggCCGAGGCAGAGCGTGAACGTCAAGAGAAGATCCGCAAGGAGCGTGAGGCCATAGCGGCGCGCGACCGCGAACTTGCCGAAGCCAGACACAGAGAGCAACAGGCCAAGGAAGAGGCTGAGATGACGACCGACGGAGAGACGGGCGAGAAGATCAAGCGCAAACGCAAGGCAgcaggaggcggcggcggcaagtcTGGAGAGTCACGTGGCGCCAAGGGAGCGAGATCATCGCGCAAGAAGAAGCCCACCACGGACGACGACCAGTCGGACGTGGAGGATTCAGAAGCAGAACAACGCCAGCCCAAGAAGAAGCGACGCCTTACACAGAACAAGAAGGTTGACAACACCAAGTACAAGTCAGCAGAGATTGTTGTCGACAgtgacgaggacgaagaggAGTACGATGCCCTTGACCGGGCCGAGCGCAAACTTGATGACAGTCGCCTGTCTACACCAGATTCGGATCTTGGCGAGCCGGCTGGCGGCAGGCAGAGTGATGAAGAGGATCGCATGGATGTGGACAAGAGCGGCGGTGGGGatggcgatgatgacgacgacgcaaCTAATTCACGTCCTAAACGGTCGCGAAGA from Pyricularia oryzae 70-15 chromosome 4, whole genome shotgun sequence includes these protein-coding regions:
- a CDS encoding tetratricopeptide repeat protein 1; its protein translation is MASSNRNGNVNGSAAAGHPISKRFSDVPPSIDVPVQDEDEAVEINLEDLVDDPTDLCDLFENENAARTYWMAVALAYAKLHKIDCAIEVLTRGASAMQNHNPREKLGIVSCLCWMYLWKSREAPRVAPEGALASEVKTKEHYLQLANTTFNEASRINPAFPPLFLAKGVLYLLRASLQTSVKSGQVGSVDAAKAGLLGSALKSFEDALRVSQGKNMLALMGKSRAQFSLGKYAEALAGYQDVLHRMPEMVDPDPRLGIGCCFWQLGHKDDAKAAWERCLEINPESKIANILVGLYYLDQSGQVPTNSPEFIRLYKKAMTEYTQKSFKLSKDLPLTCATFAGYFLSRKSFANVDSLAHKAIQYTDVNAIASDGWYLLARKEHYQGDTEKASDYYRRSDDARGGTDRGYLPAKFGVAQLSVVKEDYGEAKLRLEKMIQQSRNYEAMILLGTLYAEEVFATQYANVKEDKSAEIKKAISLLEGVRTAWKDTKKNLSPDAAVLLNLARLYETEHPDKALQCLQQVEQLEIELISDSDRPQGIEDEAQLKAAVRKLLPPQLLNNIGCFHAQHERHEAASDMFEAALGACMRIQESDDQMDTDALVTTISFNLGRSYESRGLWDQAIEVYEGLLKRHDDYTDAKIRLAYIKLRRNPQKEGPDAVAKLYQGNPADLEVRALYGWYLGKVHSRKRPANIAEDPELRHYKHTLQHYDKHDCYALVGMGNLYLMSAREMRRETDQDKSRRSATYSRAVEFFEKALQLDPRNAYAAQGIAIALVEDRKDHKSALQVFLSVRDTIKDAQVLVNLGHIFAELKQFTKAIENYEAALAKEGKANDPSILACLGRTWLNKGRAERDLEAYMKALDCAKKALNVAPEQVHFKFNVAFVQIQLATTIYGLSETQRSLEQLQDAATGLESAIAALDELAAHPQTPYPKQDVEQRANMARNTQRKQLERAIASQKEYEEKNKEKLAAALELRQAALKKREEEKQKAAEAERERQEKIRKEREAIAARDRELAEARHREQQAKEEAEMTTDGETGEKIKRKRKAAGGGGGKSGESRGAKGARSSRKKKPTTDDDQSDVEDSEAEQRQPKKKRRLTQNKKVDNTKYKSAEIVVDSDEDEEEYDALDRAERKLDDSRLSTPDSDLGEPAGGRQSDEEDRMDVDKSGGGDGDDDDDATNSRPKRSRRGGRVLDESDDEDEDGTPAEKGTIAADTKMGDAEEDEE